One window of the Geoalkalibacter sp. genome contains the following:
- a CDS encoding phosphatase PAP2 family protein, which produces MLMPKKPKFAGELVDYYSRHITPKEVRMMLRFCDLRRYKPLTGLMRLSSRLGDAPLWYVTAIVLLATGGTTGRWAVAAMALSILLCVSLFKILKNLIGRPRPFEVWVDLPCQMLPPDRFSFPSGHTMTAFAVCGTLAVLLPGSLAFFLPAAILIGLSRIFLGLHYPTDVLIGALLGSAIGLGVGRLVLVLAL; this is translated from the coding sequence ATGCTGATGCCCAAAAAACCCAAGTTCGCCGGCGAGCTGGTGGATTACTACAGCCGCCACATCACCCCCAAGGAAGTACGCATGATGCTGCGCTTCTGCGATCTGCGCCGCTACAAGCCCCTGACCGGCCTGATGCGCCTCTCCAGCCGCCTGGGCGATGCCCCCCTGTGGTATGTGACGGCCATCGTGCTGCTCGCCACGGGGGGTACCACGGGCCGCTGGGCGGTGGCCGCGATGGCGCTCTCCATCCTGCTGTGCGTGAGCCTGTTCAAGATCCTCAAGAACCTCATCGGCCGGCCGCGCCCCTTCGAGGTGTGGGTCGATCTGCCCTGCCAAATGCTGCCGCCCGATCGCTTTTCCTTCCCCTCCGGCCACACCATGACCGCCTTTGCCGTATGCGGCACCCTCGCGGTGCTGCTGCCCGGCTCCCTGGCGTTTTTCCTGCCCGCCGCCATTCTCATCGGCCTGTCGCGCATCTTTCTCGGCCTGCACTATCCCACCGACGTGCTGATCGGCGCCCTGCTCGGCTCGGCCATCGGGCTGGGCGTGGGGCGGCTGGTGCTCGTGCTCGCCCTCTAA